In Spodoptera frugiperda isolate SF20-4 chromosome 1, AGI-APGP_CSIRO_Sfru_2.0, whole genome shotgun sequence, the following are encoded in one genomic region:
- the LOC118272991 gene encoding growth hormone-inducible transmembrane protein-like: protein MLSRMCVARSTINVGYTLKSSVPSNFVPKTYVVRCYARAPGSRTRVASQSQASSLWSRLMAPAGPNAFSMGKGALAGASAVGLGALCYYGSGIRPGVCTEAHLWPQYVKDRIKATYGYIAGSIVLTGGSAYTVFRTPALLNLVARNGWMSIIVTLGMMIGSGMVVRGMDYTPGFGAKQLAWIVHTGIMGAVIAPMCFLGGAALTRAAWYTAGVVGGLSTVAICAPSGEFLNMRAPLAMGLGAVFAASLASMFVPQATALGAGLYSISLYGGLIVFGGFLLYDTQAIVKRAEMHPMYGLQPYDPINSAISVYLDIINIFMRIAIIMSGGGGNRRK, encoded by the exons ATGTTGTCGCGTATGTGCGTAGCACGATCCACCATCAACGTAGGCTATACCCTCAAATCATCAGTTCCCAGTAATTTTGTACCTAAGACTTATGTCGTGCGGTGTTATGCACGAGCCCCAGGATCCCGTACCAGAGTTGCTTCTCAATCACAAGCATCATCATTATGGTCACGACTGATGGCCCCAGCTGGACCTAATG cATTCAGCATGGGAAAGGGTGCTTTGGCCGGGGCATCAGCTGTTGGCTTGGGCGCACTTTGTTATTATGGTTCAGGAATAAGGCCTGGTGTGTGCACAGAAGCACA TCTCTGGCCACAATATGTGAAAGATCGCATTAAAGCAACATACGGATACATTGCTGGTTCCATAGTATTAACTGGCGGTAGCGCCTACACAGTATTCAGAACACCTGCATTGTTAAATCTAGTTGCAAGAAATGGGTGGATG TCCATCATAGTAACTCTAGGCATGATGATTGGCTCTGGAATGGTGGTGCGAGGCATGGACTACACACCTGGATTTGGTGCCAAACAATTAGCTTGGATAGTACACACTGGCATCATGGGTGCTGTCATTGCACCCATGTGCTTCCTGGGTGGCGCTGCTCTTACTCGTGCTGCTTG GTACACAGCTGGTGTTGTAGGTGGTCTAAGCACAGTTGCAATCTGCGCTCCTTCAGGTGAATTCTTGAACATGCGAGCACCGCTAGCTATGGGACTGGGAGCCGTATTCGCTGCATCTCTGGCCAGCATGTTCGTACCACAAGCTACCGCACTTGGAGCAG GACTCTATTCAATCAGTTTGTATGGTGGTCTGATAGTATTTGGCGGTTTCTTGTTGTACGACACACAAGCTATCGTTAAGCGCGCCGAGATGCACCCCATGTACGGATTACAGCCCTACGACCCGATAAACTC TGCTATTTCGGTATACCTTGACATCATAAACATCTTCATGCGAATTGCCATCATTATGTCTGGAGGCGGCGGCAACAGGAGgaagtaa